A stretch of Manis javanica isolate MJ-LG chromosome 1, MJ_LKY, whole genome shotgun sequence DNA encodes these proteins:
- the SEMA4C gene encoding semaphorin-4C isoform X1: protein MAPHWAVWLLAVGLWGLGIGAEVWWNLVPRKTVSSGELATVVRRFSQTGIQDFLTLTLTEQTGLLYVGAREALFAFSAETLELQGVISWEAPAEKKAECIQKGKSNQTECFNFIRFLQPYNMSHLYVCGTYAFQPKCAYINMFTFTLERGEFEDGKGKCPYDPAKGHTGLLVDGELYSATLNNFLGTEPVILRNMGPHHSMKTEYLAFWLNEPHFVGSAYIPESVGSFTGDDDKVYFFFSERAVEYNCYTEQVVARVARVCKGDVGGARTLQRKWTTFLKAWLVCSAPDWQLYFNQLQALHTLQDTSWPNTTFFGVFRARWGDVDLSAVCEYQLEEIQKVFEGPYKEYREQAQKWGRYTDPVPSPRPGSCINNWHRRHGYTSSLELPDNTLNFIKKHPLMEEQVRPRWGRPLLVKKDTNFTHLVADRVTGLDRATYTVLFIGTGGGWLLKAVSLGPWIHLIEELQVFDQEPLESLVLSQSKKLLFAGSHSQLIQLPLADCLKYRSCADCILARDPYCAWSVNTSRCVAVGSHSGSLLIQHVMVSDTSGICNLRGNKKVRLTPKNITVVAGTDLVLPCRLSSNLAHARWTFGGQDLPAEQPGSFLYDARLQALVVMAAQPRHAGAYHCFSEEQGARLAAEGYLVAVVAGPSVTLEARAPLENLGLVWLAVVALGAVCLVLLLLVLSLRRRLREELEKGAKAAERTLVYPLELPKEPSSPPFRPGPETDEKLWDPVGYYYSDGSLKIVPGHARCQPGGGPPSPPPGIPGQPLPSPTRLHLGGGRNSNANGYVRLQLGGDDRGGLGHPLPELADELRRKLQQRQPLPDSNPEESSV, encoded by the exons ATGGCCCCACACTGGGCTGTCTGGCTGCTGGCAGTGGGGCTGTGGGGCCTGGGCATTGGGGCTGAGGTGTGGTGGAACCTGGTGCCCCGGAAAACAGTATCCTCTGGGG AGCTGGCCACAGTGGTGCGGCGGTTCTCCCAAACGGGCATCCAGGACTTCCTGACACTGACCCTGACTGAGCAGACCGGGCTTCTGTATGTGGGGGCCCGGGAGGCCCTGTTTGCCTTCAGTGCGGAGACTCTGGAGCTGCAAGGAGTG ATCTCATGGGAGGCACCAGCTGAGAAAAAGGCCGAGTGTATCCAGAAAGGGAAAAGTAACCAG ACGGAATGTTTCAACTTCATCCGTTTCCTGCAGCCATACAATATGTCCCACCTGTACGTTTGTGGTACCTATGCCTTTCAGCCCAAGTGCGCCTACATT AACATGTTCACCTTCACTTTGGAGCGCGGAGAGTTTGAGGATGGGAAGGGGAAGTGTCCCTACGACCCAGCTAAGGGCCACACAGGCCTCCTTGTGG ATGGTGAGTTGTACTCAGCCACGCTCAACAACTTCCTGGGCACAGAGCCTGTTATCCTACGTAACATGGGGCCTCACCACTCCATGAAGACAGAGTACCTGGCCTTCTGGCTCAATG AACCTCATTTTGTCGGCTCTGCCTACATCCCGGAGAGCGTGGGGAGCTTCACGGGAGACGATGACAAGGTCTACTTCTTCTTCAGCGAGCGAGCTGTGGAGTACAACTGTTACACAGAGCAGGTGGTGGCTCGCGTAGCCCGCGTCTGCAAG GGAGACGTGGGAGGCGCGCGGACCCTGCAGAGGAAGTGGACCACCTTCTTGAAGGCATGGCTGGTGTGCTCTGCCCCAGACTGGCAGCTCTACTTCAACCAACTGCAGGCGCTGCACACCCTGCAGGACACCTCTTGGCCCAACACCACCTTCTTTGGGGTTTTTCGGGCACGATG GGGTGATGTGGACCTGTCGGCAGTCTGCGAGTACCAACTGGAAGAGATCCAGAAGGTGTTCGAGGGTCCCTACAAGGAATACCGTGAACAAGCCCAGAAGTGGGGCCGCTATACCGACCCAGTACCCAGCCCACGGCCTGGCTCG TGCATCAACAACTGGCACCGCCGCCATGGCTATACCAGTTCCCTGGAGCTGCCTGACAACACCCTCAACTTCATCAAGAAGCACCCGCTGATGGAGGAGCAGGTGAGGCCTCGGTGGGGCCGGCCCCTGCTTGTGAAGAAGGACACCAACTTCACCCACCTGGTAGCTGACCGGGTTACGGGGCTTGACAGAGCCACCTACACAGTGCTGTTCATTGGCACAG GAGGTGGCTGGCTGCTCAAGGCTGTGAGCCTGGGGCCCTGGATCCACCTAATTGAAGAGCTGCAGGTTTTTGACCAGGAGCCCCTGGAAAGCCTGGTCCTGTCCCAGAGCAAG AAGCTGCTGTTCGCGGGCTCCCACTCTCAGTTGATTCAGCTGCCCCTGGCCGACTGCTTGAAGTACCGCTCCTGTGCAGACTGTATCCTCGCTCGGGACCCCTACTGCGCTTGGAGCGTCAACACGAGCCGCTGTGTGGCCGTGGGCAGCCACTCTGG ATCCCTGCTGATCCAGCATGTGATGGTCTCAGACACCTCGGGCATTTGTAACCTCCGTGGCAATAAGAAAG TCAGGCTCACGCCCAAAAACATCACAGTGGTGGCGGGCACAGACCTGGTGCTGCCCTGCCGCCTGTCCTCCAACCTCGCCCACGCCCGCTGGACTTTTGGGGGCCAGGACCTGCCTGCAGAACAGCCTGGCTCCTTCCTCTACGATGCCCGACTGCAGGCCCTGGTGGTGATGGCCGCCCAGCCCCGCCACGCCGGGGCCTATCACTGCTTTTCCGAGGAGCAAGGGGCACGGCTGGCTGCTGAAGGCTACCTGGTGGCTGTGGTGGCAGGCCCGTCAGTGACCCTGGAGGCCCGGGCACCCCTGGAAAACCTGGGGCTGGTGTGGCTGGCCGTGGTGGCCCTGGGGGCTGTGTGCCTGGTCTTGCTGCTGCTTGTTCTGTCACTGCGCCGGCGGCTGCGGGAGGAGCTGGAGAAAGGTGCCAAGGCAGCGGAGAGGACCCTGGTGTACCCGTTGGAGCTGCCCAAGGAGCCCAGCAGTCCCCCCTTCCGACCTGGCCCTGAGACAGATGAGAAACTGTGGGATCCTGTTGGCTACTATTACTCGGATGGCTCCCTCAAGATTGTGCCTGGACACGCCCGGTGCCAGCCCGGGGGAGGGCCCCCTTCTCCGCCTCCTGGGATCCCtggccagcccctgccctctcccactcGGCTGCAcctggggggtgggaggaacTCGAATGCCAACGGCTATGTGCGCTTACAGCTAGGAGGCGACGACCGGGGAGGGCTTGGGCACCCCCTGCCTGAGCTCGCTGACGAACTGAGGCGcaaactgcagcagcgccagccGCTGCCGGACTCCAACCCCGAGGAGTCCTCAGTATGA
- the SEMA4C gene encoding semaphorin-4C isoform X2, translated as MSHLYVCGTYAFQPKCAYINMFTFTLERGEFEDGKGKCPYDPAKGHTGLLVDGELYSATLNNFLGTEPVILRNMGPHHSMKTEYLAFWLNEPHFVGSAYIPESVGSFTGDDDKVYFFFSERAVEYNCYTEQVVARVARVCKGDVGGARTLQRKWTTFLKAWLVCSAPDWQLYFNQLQALHTLQDTSWPNTTFFGVFRARWGDVDLSAVCEYQLEEIQKVFEGPYKEYREQAQKWGRYTDPVPSPRPGSCINNWHRRHGYTSSLELPDNTLNFIKKHPLMEEQVRPRWGRPLLVKKDTNFTHLVADRVTGLDRATYTVLFIGTGGGWLLKAVSLGPWIHLIEELQVFDQEPLESLVLSQSKKLLFAGSHSQLIQLPLADCLKYRSCADCILARDPYCAWSVNTSRCVAVGSHSGSLLIQHVMVSDTSGICNLRGNKKVRLTPKNITVVAGTDLVLPCRLSSNLAHARWTFGGQDLPAEQPGSFLYDARLQALVVMAAQPRHAGAYHCFSEEQGARLAAEGYLVAVVAGPSVTLEARAPLENLGLVWLAVVALGAVCLVLLLLVLSLRRRLREELEKGAKAAERTLVYPLELPKEPSSPPFRPGPETDEKLWDPVGYYYSDGSLKIVPGHARCQPGGGPPSPPPGIPGQPLPSPTRLHLGGGRNSNANGYVRLQLGGDDRGGLGHPLPELADELRRKLQQRQPLPDSNPEESSV; from the exons ATGTCCCACCTGTACGTTTGTGGTACCTATGCCTTTCAGCCCAAGTGCGCCTACATT AACATGTTCACCTTCACTTTGGAGCGCGGAGAGTTTGAGGATGGGAAGGGGAAGTGTCCCTACGACCCAGCTAAGGGCCACACAGGCCTCCTTGTGG ATGGTGAGTTGTACTCAGCCACGCTCAACAACTTCCTGGGCACAGAGCCTGTTATCCTACGTAACATGGGGCCTCACCACTCCATGAAGACAGAGTACCTGGCCTTCTGGCTCAATG AACCTCATTTTGTCGGCTCTGCCTACATCCCGGAGAGCGTGGGGAGCTTCACGGGAGACGATGACAAGGTCTACTTCTTCTTCAGCGAGCGAGCTGTGGAGTACAACTGTTACACAGAGCAGGTGGTGGCTCGCGTAGCCCGCGTCTGCAAG GGAGACGTGGGAGGCGCGCGGACCCTGCAGAGGAAGTGGACCACCTTCTTGAAGGCATGGCTGGTGTGCTCTGCCCCAGACTGGCAGCTCTACTTCAACCAACTGCAGGCGCTGCACACCCTGCAGGACACCTCTTGGCCCAACACCACCTTCTTTGGGGTTTTTCGGGCACGATG GGGTGATGTGGACCTGTCGGCAGTCTGCGAGTACCAACTGGAAGAGATCCAGAAGGTGTTCGAGGGTCCCTACAAGGAATACCGTGAACAAGCCCAGAAGTGGGGCCGCTATACCGACCCAGTACCCAGCCCACGGCCTGGCTCG TGCATCAACAACTGGCACCGCCGCCATGGCTATACCAGTTCCCTGGAGCTGCCTGACAACACCCTCAACTTCATCAAGAAGCACCCGCTGATGGAGGAGCAGGTGAGGCCTCGGTGGGGCCGGCCCCTGCTTGTGAAGAAGGACACCAACTTCACCCACCTGGTAGCTGACCGGGTTACGGGGCTTGACAGAGCCACCTACACAGTGCTGTTCATTGGCACAG GAGGTGGCTGGCTGCTCAAGGCTGTGAGCCTGGGGCCCTGGATCCACCTAATTGAAGAGCTGCAGGTTTTTGACCAGGAGCCCCTGGAAAGCCTGGTCCTGTCCCAGAGCAAG AAGCTGCTGTTCGCGGGCTCCCACTCTCAGTTGATTCAGCTGCCCCTGGCCGACTGCTTGAAGTACCGCTCCTGTGCAGACTGTATCCTCGCTCGGGACCCCTACTGCGCTTGGAGCGTCAACACGAGCCGCTGTGTGGCCGTGGGCAGCCACTCTGG ATCCCTGCTGATCCAGCATGTGATGGTCTCAGACACCTCGGGCATTTGTAACCTCCGTGGCAATAAGAAAG TCAGGCTCACGCCCAAAAACATCACAGTGGTGGCGGGCACAGACCTGGTGCTGCCCTGCCGCCTGTCCTCCAACCTCGCCCACGCCCGCTGGACTTTTGGGGGCCAGGACCTGCCTGCAGAACAGCCTGGCTCCTTCCTCTACGATGCCCGACTGCAGGCCCTGGTGGTGATGGCCGCCCAGCCCCGCCACGCCGGGGCCTATCACTGCTTTTCCGAGGAGCAAGGGGCACGGCTGGCTGCTGAAGGCTACCTGGTGGCTGTGGTGGCAGGCCCGTCAGTGACCCTGGAGGCCCGGGCACCCCTGGAAAACCTGGGGCTGGTGTGGCTGGCCGTGGTGGCCCTGGGGGCTGTGTGCCTGGTCTTGCTGCTGCTTGTTCTGTCACTGCGCCGGCGGCTGCGGGAGGAGCTGGAGAAAGGTGCCAAGGCAGCGGAGAGGACCCTGGTGTACCCGTTGGAGCTGCCCAAGGAGCCCAGCAGTCCCCCCTTCCGACCTGGCCCTGAGACAGATGAGAAACTGTGGGATCCTGTTGGCTACTATTACTCGGATGGCTCCCTCAAGATTGTGCCTGGACACGCCCGGTGCCAGCCCGGGGGAGGGCCCCCTTCTCCGCCTCCTGGGATCCCtggccagcccctgccctctcccactcGGCTGCAcctggggggtgggaggaacTCGAATGCCAACGGCTATGTGCGCTTACAGCTAGGAGGCGACGACCGGGGAGGGCTTGGGCACCCCCTGCCTGAGCTCGCTGACGAACTGAGGCGcaaactgcagcagcgccagccGCTGCCGGACTCCAACCCCGAGGAGTCCTCAGTATGA
- the ANKRD39 gene encoding ankyrin repeat domain-containing protein 39 — translation MAASRPCAERPSCAHASAAPGVQQTLDEMDFERGIWSAALNGDLGQVKYLIQRTADPSQPDSAGYTALHYASRNGHYAVCQFLLESGAKCDAQTHGGATALHRASYCGHTEIARLLLSHGSNPRLVDDDGMTSLHKAAEKGHVDICSLLLQHCPALKAIRDRKARLACDLLPSNSDLQDLLAG, via the exons ATGGCGGCTTCGCGGCCCTGCGCCGAACGCCCGTCCTGCGCCCACGCCAGCGCGGCGCCCGGCGTGCAGCAGACGCTAGACGAGATGGACTTCGAGAGGG GTATCTGGTCAGCAGCCCTGAATGGAGACCTGGGCCAAGTGAAATATTTAATCCAGAGGACAGCAGACCCCAGTCAGCCCGACTCAGCTGGCTACACTGCTCTG CACTATGCCAGCCGCAATGGCCACTACGCCGTATGCCAGTTCCTGCTGGAAAGTGGGGCCAAGTGTGATGCCCAAACGCATGGGGGCGCCACTGCCCTGCACCGGGCCAGCTACTGCGGGCACACTGAGATCGCACGACTTCTGCTTTCTCATGGGTCCAACCCCAGGTTGGTAGATGACGATGGCATGACCAGTCTACATAAG GCTGCTGAGAAGGGTCATGTGGACATCTGCTCCCTCCTGTTGCAACACTGCCCCGCCCTGAAGGCCATCAGGGATCGGAAGGCAAGATTAGCATGCGACCTGCTGCCAAGCAACAGTGACCTGCAGGACCTGCTGGCAGGGTGA
- the ANKRD23 gene encoding LOW QUALITY PROTEIN: ankyrin repeat domain-containing protein 23 (The sequence of the model RefSeq protein was modified relative to this genomic sequence to represent the inferred CDS: substituted 1 base at 1 genomic stop codon): MSLVGFALLQPQAQPQPVFLEVFLQXAAENQEALTDKYQAGRGDPSAHDKLHQTALHWACVKGHSQPVHKLMEGGATEDARDLLDRMPVFWACCGGHLDILKQLLCLCHCIPIMLICVCKLVSLKPIHA, encoded by the exons ATGAGCCTAGTGGGCTTTGCCCTG ctgcagccccaggcccagccacagCCTGTGTTCCTGGAGGTGTTCCTGCAGTAAGCTGCTGAGAACCAGGAGGCCCTGACTGATAAATaccaggcaggcagaggagaCCCCAGTGCCCATGATAAG CTCCACCAAACAGCCTTGCACTGGGCCTGTGTGAAGGGTCACAGCCAGCCTGTGCACAAGTTGATGGAAGGAGGTGCGACTGAGGATGCCCGGGACTTG CTGGACAGGATGCCTGTGTTCTGGGCCTGCTGTGGAGGACACCTGGACATCCTCAAACaactgctttgtttatgtcactgtattcctattatgttaatatgtgtgtgcaaattagttagtttaaaacctatacatgcttaa